One genomic window of Ottowia oryzae includes the following:
- a CDS encoding indolepyruvate ferredoxin oxidoreductase family protein, whose protein sequence is MSQPTMHAADREAANPVAGDAAVDVAVDAADAARAADHPIQRPDYRLGDNLWAREGQVFMTGTQALVRLMLMQRWRDEAAGLATQGFVSGYRGSPLGMVDQQIWKAGKTWRDEGLNFVPAINEELGATQVLGTQRVESDPEKTCDAVFAMWYGKGPGVDRAGDAIKHGNAYGSSPHGGVLVVAGDDHGCVSSSMPHQSDQLLQAYHMPIVAPATVGEHLEFGLYGWALSRYSGNWVGLTSLSEVVESGATVDLDAINQRVAAWKSADEVRALTGHQAPASGLHYRWPDFPSLQIEERLAQKLQAVAAFSAVNSIDRNVIESPHATVGIVTCGKSHYDLMEVLRRLEISNDMLAAAGVRLYKVGLSFPLESTRMLAFAHGLQEILVVEEKGAVVESQLRELFYNAPGGLRPAILGKKGAQGQPLVGALGELRPSRLIELTADWLIRHFPAQFSDRRAHVRDFTLPELLSNDSDSVKRMPYFCAGCPHNTSTKVPEGSTAKAGIGCHFMANWMDRDTAGLIQMGGEGVDWVSHSRFTRMPHVFQNLGDGTYYHSGYLAIRQAVAAKARITYKILFNDAVAMTGGQPVDGVISVDAIARQVESEGVKKVVVLSDDIAKYDTQKGRFPAGTQFFDRAELDRVQRELREVDGVTVLIYEQTCAAEKRRRRKKGELADPDKRLFINESVCEGCGDCSVQSNCVAVLPHETPLGRKRKIDQTACNKDYSCAKGFCPSFVGVSGGKLRKRAGALAGEAGQGAFARLVDGLPQPKPHDWTGPYDLLVTGVGGTGVVTVGAVIAMAAHLEGKSASVLDFMGFAQKGGAVMSFVRLADVPERLNQVRIDTQQADALLACDTVVAAQPEALGTVRHGRTRVLANVHETPVAESLRNPDADLKTELLLGKLRFAAGEDRVETFDAQTLANDFLGDTVTANILAMGYAWQRGLVPVSLAALLRAIELNGVAVAANVAAFSLGRLAAADPGACEALLGDQVRPAPVAAESIDAVITQGMNHLTAYQNAAWAERYAKLVREVYAAEQALQPADAAMPLTRAVANSLRKLMSYKDEYEVARLYTDGDFEKALAQQFEGDVRLSFYMAPPVLSRSQHGEPPRKVELGSWLWKALRLLAKAKGLRGGALDPFGRTDERRMERELIARFEARVRELLPQLTAGNRALMAQIAALPLSMRGYGHVKLANVALAQVRETELLHRLDAARYPAPQRPATAKAGQIKGIAIRSEKQVA, encoded by the coding sequence ATGAGCCAGCCCACGATGCACGCCGCCGACCGCGAAGCGGCCAACCCTGTCGCCGGTGACGCAGCCGTTGATGTAGCCGTTGATGCAGCCGACGCGGCGCGCGCGGCCGACCACCCCATCCAGCGCCCCGACTACCGCCTGGGCGACAACCTGTGGGCGCGCGAAGGCCAGGTCTTCATGACGGGCACGCAGGCCCTGGTGCGCCTGATGCTGATGCAGCGCTGGCGCGACGAGGCCGCCGGGCTGGCCACGCAGGGTTTCGTCAGCGGCTACCGCGGCTCGCCGCTCGGCATGGTGGACCAGCAGATCTGGAAGGCTGGCAAAACCTGGCGCGACGAGGGCCTGAACTTCGTGCCCGCCATCAACGAAGAACTGGGCGCCACGCAGGTGCTGGGCACCCAGCGCGTGGAAAGCGACCCCGAGAAAACCTGCGACGCGGTGTTTGCCATGTGGTACGGCAAGGGCCCTGGCGTAGACCGCGCGGGCGACGCCATCAAGCACGGCAACGCTTACGGCAGCTCGCCCCACGGCGGCGTGCTGGTGGTGGCGGGGGATGACCACGGCTGCGTCAGCTCGTCGATGCCGCACCAGTCGGACCAGCTGCTGCAGGCGTACCACATGCCCATCGTGGCGCCCGCCACGGTGGGCGAGCATCTGGAATTCGGGCTGTACGGCTGGGCGCTTTCGCGCTACTCAGGCAACTGGGTGGGGCTGACATCGCTGTCGGAAGTGGTGGAAAGCGGCGCCACGGTCGATCTGGATGCCATCAACCAACGCGTGGCGGCCTGGAAAAGCGCCGACGAAGTGCGCGCGCTGACGGGCCACCAGGCGCCCGCCAGCGGTCTGCACTACCGCTGGCCGGATTTCCCATCGCTACAAATTGAAGAGCGGCTGGCGCAGAAGCTGCAAGCGGTGGCGGCCTTTTCGGCTGTGAATTCGATTGACCGCAACGTCATTGAATCGCCGCACGCCACGGTGGGCATCGTGACCTGCGGCAAGTCGCACTACGACCTGATGGAGGTGCTGCGCCGGCTGGAGATCAGCAACGACATGCTGGCCGCTGCGGGTGTGCGGCTGTACAAGGTGGGCTTGAGCTTTCCGCTGGAAAGCACGCGCATGCTGGCCTTTGCGCACGGCCTGCAAGAAATACTGGTCGTCGAGGAAAAGGGCGCGGTGGTGGAAAGCCAGCTGCGCGAGCTGTTCTACAACGCCCCTGGCGGCCTGCGCCCGGCCATCCTGGGCAAGAAAGGCGCGCAGGGCCAGCCGCTGGTGGGCGCCCTGGGCGAACTGCGGCCCTCGCGCCTGATCGAACTGACAGCCGACTGGCTGATTCGCCACTTTCCGGCGCAGTTCAGTGACCGCCGCGCGCATGTGCGCGATTTCACGCTGCCTGAGCTGCTCAGCAACGATTCGGACAGCGTCAAGCGCATGCCGTACTTCTGCGCCGGCTGCCCGCACAACACGTCCACCAAAGTGCCCGAGGGCTCCACGGCCAAGGCGGGCATCGGCTGCCACTTCATGGCCAACTGGATGGACCGCGACACGGCCGGGCTGATCCAGATGGGCGGCGAAGGGGTGGATTGGGTGTCGCACTCGCGCTTCACGCGCATGCCGCACGTGTTCCAGAACCTGGGCGACGGCACGTACTACCACTCGGGCTACCTGGCGATTCGCCAGGCCGTGGCGGCCAAGGCGCGCATCACCTACAAGATTCTGTTCAACGATGCTGTGGCCATGACCGGCGGCCAGCCGGTGGACGGCGTGATCAGCGTGGACGCCATCGCCCGCCAGGTGGAAAGCGAGGGCGTGAAGAAGGTGGTGGTGCTGTCGGACGACATTGCCAAGTACGACACGCAGAAAGGCCGCTTTCCCGCCGGCACCCAGTTTTTCGACCGCGCCGAGCTGGACCGCGTGCAGCGCGAGCTGCGCGAGGTGGATGGCGTCACCGTGCTGATCTATGAGCAGACCTGCGCCGCCGAAAAGCGCCGCCGCCGCAAGAAGGGCGAGCTGGCGGACCCGGACAAGCGCCTGTTCATCAACGAATCCGTGTGCGAAGGCTGCGGCGACTGCAGCGTGCAAAGCAACTGCGTGGCCGTGCTGCCGCATGAGACGCCGCTGGGCCGCAAGCGCAAGATCGACCAGACCGCGTGCAACAAGGACTATTCCTGCGCCAAGGGCTTTTGCCCCAGCTTCGTCGGCGTGAGTGGCGGCAAGCTGCGCAAGCGCGCGGGCGCCCTGGCGGGCGAGGCCGGGCAGGGCGCCTTCGCCCGGCTGGTGGACGGGCTGCCGCAGCCCAAGCCGCACGACTGGACGGGGCCGTACGACCTGCTGGTCACCGGCGTGGGCGGCACGGGCGTGGTCACCGTAGGCGCCGTGATCGCCATGGCCGCGCACCTGGAAGGCAAAAGCGCCAGCGTGCTGGACTTCATGGGCTTCGCGCAAAAAGGTGGCGCCGTGATGTCTTTCGTGCGGCTGGCCGACGTGCCCGAGCGGCTGAACCAGGTGCGCATCGACACCCAGCAGGCCGACGCCCTGCTGGCGTGCGACACCGTGGTGGCCGCCCAGCCCGAGGCGCTGGGCACCGTGCGACACGGCCGCACCCGCGTGCTGGCCAACGTGCATGAAACGCCCGTGGCCGAATCCCTGCGCAACCCCGATGCGGACCTGAAAACCGAGCTGCTGCTGGGCAAGCTGCGCTTTGCCGCGGGCGAAGACCGCGTAGAAACGTTTGACGCGCAGACGCTGGCCAACGACTTTTTGGGGGACACCGTCACCGCCAACATCCTGGCCATGGGGTACGCATGGCAGCGCGGGCTGGTGCCCGTCAGCCTGGCGGCGCTGCTGCGCGCGATCGAGCTGAACGGCGTGGCCGTGGCAGCCAACGTGGCGGCGTTTTCGCTTGGCCGCTTGGCCGCCGCCGACCCCGGCGCGTGCGAAGCGCTGCTCGGCGATCAGGTGCGCCCCGCGCCCGTGGCGGCCGAATCGATCGATGCCGTCATCACCCAAGGCATGAACCACTTGACGGCCTACCAGAACGCCGCCTGGGCCGAACGCTACGCCAAGCTGGTGCGCGAGGTGTACGCGGCCGAGCAAGCCCTACAGCCAGCCGATGCGGCCATGCCACTGACCCGCGCCGTAGCGAATTCGCTGCGCAAGCTGATGAGCTACAAGGATGAATACGAAGTCGCCCGCCTGTACACCGACGGCGACTTTGAAAAAGCGCTGGCCCAGCAATTTGAAGGCGACGTGCGCCTGTCCTTCTACATGGCCCCGCCGGTGCTCAGCCGCAGCCAGCACGGCGAGCCGCCGCGCAAGGTGGAGCTGGGCAGCTGGTTGTGGAAAGCCCTGCGCCTGCTGGCCAAGGCCAAGGGCTTGCGCGGCGGCGCGCTAGACCCGTTCGGGCGCACCGACGAGCGGCGCATGGAGCGAGAGCTGATCGCCCGTTTCGAGGCGCGCGTGCGCGAGCTTCTGCCGCAGTTGACGGCGGGCAATCGGGCGCTGATGGCGCAGATCGCGGCGCTGCCGCTGTCGATGCGCGGGTACGGCCACGTCAAGCTGGCCAACGTGGCGCTGGCGCAGGTGCGCGAAACCGAGCTGCTGCACCGGCTGGACGCCGCGCGCTACCCGGCGCCCCAACGGCCGGCCACGGCCAAGGCGGGGCAGATCAAGGGCATTGCGATTCGCAGCGAGAAGCAGGTGGCCTGA
- a CDS encoding RidA family protein: protein MSIQSQLDQLGIALPPVAVPAAAYVPFVRTGNLVFLSGHIARKDGKPWVGRLGQDMATAQGAEAARAVAIDLMGTLKAAVGDLERVRRIVKVMSLVNSTPDFVEQHLVTNGCSELLAQVFGERGAHARSAFGVPTLPLGACVEIELIAEVE, encoded by the coding sequence ATGAGCATTCAAAGCCAACTGGACCAACTCGGCATCGCCCTGCCGCCCGTCGCCGTGCCCGCCGCCGCCTACGTGCCCTTCGTGCGCACCGGCAACCTGGTTTTTCTCTCGGGCCACATCGCCCGCAAAGACGGCAAACCCTGGGTTGGCCGACTGGGGCAGGACATGGCGACCGCGCAAGGCGCCGAAGCCGCACGCGCGGTGGCCATCGACCTGATGGGCACCCTGAAGGCCGCCGTGGGCGATCTGGAGCGTGTGCGCCGCATCGTCAAGGTCATGAGCCTGGTGAACAGCACGCCCGACTTCGTCGAGCAGCACCTGGTCACCAACGGCTGCTCTGAATTGCTGGCCCAGGTGTTTGGCGAACGCGGCGCCCACGCCCGCAGCGCGTTTGGCGTGCCCACCCTGCCCCTGGGCGCCTGCGTCGAGATCGAGCTGATCGCCGAAGTCGAGTAA
- a CDS encoding transglutaminase family protein: protein MRLSVTHDTRYDYQPAVATALHLIHLSPPNTPRQTVLDHRLDVHPAPTARSDSLDVYGNRRSVVELDRPHDGLLVRARSILDTTAPPHAPSTIAWEAARDAFTYHAGHTYGASSEFVFPSVYVHPGDAFAAYAQSCFTPGRPLIEAGRALMHRVHTEFTYRADVTEINTPAAVALQRREGVCQDFAHVMLACLRSLGLAARYVSGYLLTQPPPGMPRLIGSDASHAWISVFLPDLPDPSGQEGSGGMGAWYDLDPTNARDGWSTPGEDYIRLAVGRDYADVSPLRGVIRGAGEHRLHVGVTVEPFQADQLPPDGVSA from the coding sequence ATGCGCCTGTCCGTCACCCACGATACGCGGTACGACTACCAACCGGCAGTCGCGACCGCCCTGCACCTGATCCACCTCAGCCCGCCCAACACGCCCCGGCAAACGGTGCTGGATCACCGCCTGGACGTGCACCCCGCGCCCACGGCGCGCAGCGATTCGCTGGACGTGTACGGCAACCGCCGCAGCGTGGTCGAGCTGGACCGCCCGCACGACGGCCTGCTGGTGCGCGCGCGCAGCATTCTGGACACCACCGCCCCGCCCCATGCGCCCAGCACCATCGCCTGGGAGGCCGCGCGCGACGCCTTCACCTACCACGCGGGCCACACCTACGGCGCGTCCAGCGAATTCGTCTTTCCGTCCGTCTACGTGCATCCGGGCGACGCTTTTGCGGCGTACGCCCAAAGCTGCTTCACACCCGGGCGGCCGCTGATCGAGGCGGGGCGCGCGCTGATGCACCGCGTGCACACCGAATTCACCTACCGCGCCGATGTGACCGAAATCAACACGCCCGCCGCCGTGGCGCTGCAGCGGCGCGAGGGCGTCTGCCAGGATTTCGCCCACGTCATGCTGGCCTGCCTGCGCTCGCTGGGGCTGGCCGCGCGCTACGTCAGCGGCTATCTGCTGACGCAGCCGCCGCCCGGCATGCCGCGCCTGATTGGCAGCGATGCGTCGCACGCCTGGATCTCCGTCTTTCTGCCCGACCTGCCCGATCCGTCCGGGCAGGAAGGCAGCGGCGGCATGGGCGCCTGGTACGACCTGGACCCCACCAACGCGCGCGACGGCTGGAGCACCCCCGGCGAGGACTACATCCGCCTGGCCGTGGGCCGCGACTACGCCGACGTTTCCCCGCTGCGCGGCGTGATCCGCGGCGCGGGCGAACACCGCCTGCACGTGGGCGTTACAGTCGAGCCGTTCCAGGCCGACCAGCTGCCGCCCGACGGCGTTTCGGCCTAG
- a CDS encoding circularly permuted type 2 ATP-grasp protein has protein sequence MPASDELSQLRTQLHIETGATFPRADDAHFDELHGLRARLASGIDAPQAALVPAWARFFRALGPAGWAQLDQRASRLARQLRDNGVSYNVYTDDVQLQRPWALDMFPLLITPGDWARIEDGVLQRVRVLEAVMADVYGERRLLREGLVPPALVQGHPDYLRALHGVRPVGGQHLHIVAMDLARGPNGHWWVVSQRTQAPSGLGYLLENRLAVSSQFAEPFEALNVRRLAATYRSFIEGLKAMAPNGPDAHVALLTAGPYNETYFEQSYLARYLGVTLVEGTDLTVRGERLYLKTLHGLRPVDALIKRVDDAWVDLLEMRPDSRLGVPGLVQAVRSGNVLMANALGSGFLESSALLGFLPALARRLLGEELRLPALHTWWCGEEAAMLEVLPRLAQSVIKPTYPWSLSRGTFEAGVGPLMGPGQLASWVDRIRHAPDEHTVQAYLPTSQTPVWRSGPQGSHIAMRSAILRVFALSDGSGGWQVLPGGMARLVGGDAGIASMQSGGSSADAWVVDDLSPADETDHGMLAPYVAAATAPPLPAARERLVTSRAAENLFWLGRYTERAENAARLARITLDALHGEEEPSPAMLMWLGQLAESVGLTAKGEPDPLQWRTEFERLLITHLGDTQTVPSVGFSLWWLRSAGATLRERLSTEHWNFIKQAQEQFREDCDALTRFDPPAASDALAALDRLSKNLAAITGAQHDRMWRDDGWRLMSAGRQLERLSFLTDALSRGFYTNAVHDAAGFGVLLDVFDSAISFHSRYQRSREIPALLEHVVLNYQNPRSLAWVAQTLNGRLAYLHEREPVGVQDLSRRLRQPDVGALATLCESDAIGDFVHLQDLLREMSDTAGELSDAIALRYFSHTEDARRSLGA, from the coding sequence ATGCCTGCATCGGACGAATTGAGCCAGTTGCGCACCCAACTCCACATCGAAACGGGCGCCACCTTCCCCCGCGCGGACGACGCGCACTTTGACGAGCTGCACGGCCTGCGCGCGCGCTTGGCCAGCGGCATTGACGCGCCCCAGGCCGCGCTGGTGCCGGCCTGGGCGCGCTTCTTCAGGGCGCTGGGCCCGGCGGGCTGGGCGCAGCTGGACCAGCGCGCCAGCCGCCTGGCGCGGCAGCTGCGTGACAACGGCGTGTCCTACAACGTCTACACCGACGATGTGCAGCTGCAGCGCCCGTGGGCGCTGGACATGTTCCCCCTGCTGATCACGCCGGGCGACTGGGCGCGCATCGAAGACGGCGTGCTGCAGCGCGTGCGCGTGCTGGAAGCGGTGATGGCCGACGTGTACGGCGAGCGCCGCCTGCTGCGCGAAGGGCTGGTGCCACCCGCGCTGGTGCAAGGCCACCCTGACTACCTGCGCGCGCTGCACGGTGTGCGGCCGGTGGGCGGCCAGCACCTGCACATCGTCGCGATGGACTTGGCGCGCGGGCCCAACGGGCATTGGTGGGTGGTGTCGCAGCGCACGCAGGCGCCCTCGGGCCTGGGCTATCTGCTGGAAAACCGGCTGGCCGTGTCCAGCCAATTCGCCGAGCCGTTCGAGGCGCTGAACGTGCGCCGCCTGGCCGCCACCTACCGCAGCTTCATCGAAGGCCTGAAGGCCATGGCGCCCAACGGGCCGGACGCGCACGTCGCGCTGCTGACCGCCGGGCCGTACAACGAGACGTACTTCGAGCAGTCTTACCTGGCGCGCTACCTGGGCGTGACGCTGGTGGAAGGCACCGACCTGACGGTGCGCGGCGAACGCCTTTACCTCAAGACCCTGCACGGCCTGCGGCCGGTCGATGCGCTCATCAAGCGCGTGGACGACGCCTGGGTCGACCTGCTGGAGATGCGCCCCGATTCGCGCCTGGGCGTGCCCGGGCTGGTGCAGGCAGTGCGCTCTGGCAACGTGCTGATGGCCAACGCGCTGGGATCCGGTTTTCTGGAATCCAGCGCGCTGCTGGGCTTTCTGCCCGCCCTGGCCCGGCGCCTGCTGGGCGAAGAGTTGCGCCTGCCCGCGCTGCACACCTGGTGGTGCGGCGAAGAGGCGGCGATGCTGGAAGTGCTGCCGCGGCTGGCGCAGTCGGTCATCAAGCCCACCTACCCGTGGTCACTTTCGCGCGGCACGTTCGAGGCGGGCGTGGGCCCCTTGATGGGGCCGGGCCAGCTGGCGTCGTGGGTGGACCGCATCCGCCACGCGCCCGACGAACACACGGTGCAGGCCTACCTGCCGACCTCGCAAACGCCGGTGTGGCGCAGTGGGCCGCAGGGCTCGCACATCGCCATGCGATCGGCCATCCTGCGGGTGTTTGCGCTGTCGGACGGCTCGGGCGGCTGGCAGGTGCTGCCCGGCGGCATGGCACGCCTGGTCGGGGGCGACGCGGGCATCGCCAGCATGCAAAGCGGCGGCTCCAGCGCCGACGCCTGGGTGGTGGACGACCTTTCGCCCGCCGACGAAACCGACCACGGCATGCTGGCGCCCTACGTGGCCGCCGCCACGGCGCCACCGCTGCCCGCCGCGCGCGAGCGCCTGGTGACCAGCCGCGCGGCCGAAAACCTGTTCTGGCTGGGCCGCTACACCGAGCGCGCAGAAAACGCCGCCCGCCTGGCGCGCATCACGCTGGATGCGCTGCACGGCGAGGAAGAACCCTCCCCCGCCATGCTGATGTGGCTGGGCCAACTGGCTGAAAGCGTGGGGCTGACCGCCAAGGGCGAACCCGACCCGCTGCAGTGGCGCACCGAATTCGAGCGCCTGCTGATCACCCACTTGGGCGACACGCAAACGGTGCCCAGCGTGGGCTTCAGCCTGTGGTGGCTGCGCAGCGCCGGCGCCACCCTGCGCGAGCGGCTGTCCACCGAGCACTGGAACTTCATCAAGCAGGCGCAGGAGCAATTCCGCGAAGACTGCGACGCACTCACACGCTTTGACCCGCCCGCCGCCTCCGACGCGCTGGCCGCGCTGGACCGCCTGAGCAAGAACCTGGCGGCCATCACCGGTGCGCAGCATGACCGCATGTGGCGCGACGACGGCTGGCGCCTGATGTCGGCCGGGCGCCAGCTCGAGCGGCTGAGCTTTCTGACCGACGCGCTATCGCGCGGCTTCTACACCAACGCCGTGCACGACGCGGCGGGCTTTGGCGTGTTGCTGGACGTGTTCGATTCGGCCATCTCGTTCCACTCGCGCTACCAGCGCAGCCGCGAGATTCCCGCCTTGCTCGAACACGTGGTGCTGAACTACCAGAACCCTCGTTCGCTGGCGTGGGTGGCGCAAACGCTCAACGGCCGCCTGGCTTACCTGCATGAGCGCGAACCGGTGGGGGTGCAAGACCTGTCCAGGCGGCTGCGCCAGCCCGACGTTGGTGCGCTGGCCACGCTGTGTGAGTCCGACGCCATTGGCGACTTCGTCCACCTGCAGGATCTGCTGCGCGAGATGAGCGACACGGCGGGCGAGCTCTCCGACGCCATCGCGCTGCGCTACTTCAGCCACACCGAGGATGCTCGGCGCAGCCTGGGTGCCTGA